CATGAAACATGGACGATATATCCAGCTCGTCTGCAATGGACCGGGGAACAGCCGCACAGGTGGCTCTGGTCTGCGGGCGAATCACCCCCACCGGCACCTGTGCTCCGGTCCAGGCATTAAACAGACTGCTTTTCCCCGCACCGGACGGACCGGAGAACACGCATGTCATCACCGGCCGATTCCCCACCACTTGCACGCGGCCCGATCGTCCAAAGACCGAGCGCAGTCCCGCCTGCTTCCAATCCACCCAGTCAGGAAACAGTGCTTCGATTCGTTTTAAAAACCGCTCCACCTGACTGCGTATCTCAATATACTGTTCAAAAATAGATATATCGCTGTTCATATACGACCCGTTTTCCCTGCACCACGCAGATCCTCCTGCATCAAGTAGCAGATACACTAGCAAAATACATCGTCTTTCCCACCTCTTAATTCCCCTATTTCACTCCATTGTCATGATACAAAAAGGAGGCCTCTCCCCTCATTTTAGTGATAAACAAAGGATGGGGCAAAAAACCATTGCGGGAGAACAGTTAACTACGTACTATGCCGAGAATTGCTGAGTACGTTTTCAATCGGGTGAGGTATGTTGAGGTGGAAATGATAAATGAGAGCCTTCGGTATATATTTGATAAAACAGTAAAAGACTGCGGCGGACGAACTGCGCTGTATTTCAAACGGGGCCCTCAATGGAAGGCTCTTACATATGATCAGCTGGGTGATCGGGTTCGCTGTGTGACAGAAATCATTTCCCGTGCAGGCATTAAACCCGGGGACAAGGTGGCCCTGCACCTCGAAAACAGTCCAGAATGGGTGGAAATCTATTTGGGTATTACCTGTATGGGAGCGACGACGGTGCCGGTTGATCCCAAGTTGAAAGAGCAGGAAATTTCCCATATTCTGCGCGACTCCCAAAGCAAAGCCTTGTTTACCCACAACCGAAACAAATTTTTCATCAGGGATATGAGTCCGACATTACCCGACTTGACCTATACCCTGCTGGTAGACGGCGACGGCGAGCTGCCGAAGGAATCCGAGGTCATCCGTTTTGATAATTACGACACCGCACTGGCGTCCATGCTGAACGAAACGCTCCAGGAGCCGGCCTATGACCGCCTGATTCCGGGGGAAGATGACATCGCATCCATTATTTACACCTCCGGCACCACGGGTCGTCCCAAAGGGGCCATGCTCACCCACAAGAACTTTGTTTCGGATGTGAGCTGTTGCCTGGCAATGATGACCGATTTACGGGAAGATGATAATTTTCTGGTCGTGCTGCCCCTGCATCATGCCTTTGCCTTTACAACCTGCCTGGTTATACCCATTTATATGGGGGCACAGATGAGTTTTGTGCAGAGTTTGCGCACAGTGGCAGAAGATTTTTCCGTTACCCGACCAACCGTATTACTGGCCGTTCCGCTGCTGCTTGAAAAAATGTACAAGAAAATAAAGACAGGAGCTGATGCCAATAAATTCGCCCGTTTTCTGATGAACGTCGGCTTATCGAAAGTGGTTGGGCGCGGTATTGTCAAGAAACTCGGGGGACGCCTGCGCATTGTGATCAGCGGCGGCGCTCCATGCGATCCCGATGTGATCCATGGCTGGAGCAAATTTGGTATTTATATTCGGGAAGGCTATGGTTTAACAGAATGCGCTCCCGTGGTGTCTCTGAATCCTCCCGAGAAAAACAAACCGGGATCGGTGGGAAAGGCACTGCCAGGCATTGATATCAAGATTTTAAATCCCAACGACGTCGGCGTTGGAGAAATCGCCATATCCGGCCCAAATCTGATGAAGGGGTATTACAAAAACGAAGAGGCCACCAATGAAGTTCTGGTGGACAACTGGTTTCATACAGGCGATCTGGGCTTTATCGACAAAGAGGGTTTCATCACCATCAGCGGACGAAAGAAAAACCTGATTGTAAATCGTGAAGGGAAAAACATTTACCCCGAAGAGGTGGAATATCAAATGATGAAATGTCCACTCCTCGCCGAAGTAATTGTTCTCGGATATCGGGAACCGGGTGAAAAAGTGGGCGAACGAGTGGGCACCATTGTTGTTCCGAACCTGGATGCCATCGAAAAAGAAACACCTGGATTGCAGGATGACGAAATCGAACGGCGTGTACGAGCCGGTGTCAAAGCGGCATGCAACTCCCTGTCCGAATACAAGCGCCCGCGACGCATTCAGGTACGCTTTGTGGAATTTGAGAAGACATCTACGCAAAAAGTGAAGCGCTATCTATACGCCATTGATACCTCGAAAATGGACTGATCGGCTTCTCATCCCAGTGCCACATCCAGAATCATCATGACGGAGAATCCGACCATGGTGGTCATCGTCACCACATCAATATGCGCATCGTTCCGCTGGGATTCAGGAATCAGCTCTTCCACCACGACGAAGATCATCGCCCCCGCCGCGAAACAAAGGGCGTAAGGAAGGATGTTCTGCATATACAGCACAAACGCCGCGCCGATAACACCGGCGATGGGTTCCACCATACCGGACCACTGGC
The nucleotide sequence above comes from Spartobacteria bacterium. Encoded proteins:
- a CDS encoding long-chain fatty acid--CoA ligase, yielding MPRIAEYVFNRVRYVEVEMINESLRYIFDKTVKDCGGRTALYFKRGPQWKALTYDQLGDRVRCVTEIISRAGIKPGDKVALHLENSPEWVEIYLGITCMGATTVPVDPKLKEQEISHILRDSQSKALFTHNRNKFFIRDMSPTLPDLTYTLLVDGDGELPKESEVIRFDNYDTALASMLNETLQEPAYDRLIPGEDDIASIIYTSGTTGRPKGAMLTHKNFVSDVSCCLAMMTDLREDDNFLVVLPLHHAFAFTTCLVIPIYMGAQMSFVQSLRTVAEDFSVTRPTVLLAVPLLLEKMYKKIKTGADANKFARFLMNVGLSKVVGRGIVKKLGGRLRIVISGGAPCDPDVIHGWSKFGIYIREGYGLTECAPVVSLNPPEKNKPGSVGKALPGIDIKILNPNDVGVGEIAISGPNLMKGYYKNEEATNEVLVDNWFHTGDLGFIDKEGFITISGRKKNLIVNREGKNIYPEEVEYQMMKCPLLAEVIVLGYREPGEKVGERVGTIVVPNLDAIEKETPGLQDDEIERRVRAGVKAACNSLSEYKRPRRIQVRFVEFEKTSTQKVKRYLYAIDTSKMD